A stretch of the Pseudosulfitobacter pseudonitzschiae genome encodes the following:
- a CDS encoding ParB/RepB/Spo0J family partition protein → MARNLTSTLDKLAAAGKLDSINNKKKPVAGDGQAEIKLTLIESDPEQPRRTFDQGKLRSLSDNIKIHGILQPITVQPANDDGKHLIIMGERRWRAAKLAGLKSIPAFVKEATSQLRAIQITENVQRADLTTMEIAVAVEQMKKDGMTRPQIAESLGWSQSAISRFAAVVKMPEELQELAQQNVPVLALSDLNAQWKKDEAAARDFIQATPAEDVSRVTVAALRNAIEAGQGPQNAPAEPPKTNLEPVLSALTSAADADTDKGARKSPTGQVAILCQQGDKIGRILTDRKAKTNKALLVSFENGERIEEVALTDIVLFEVTEL, encoded by the coding sequence ATGGCAAGGAATCTAACAAGTACGCTGGATAAACTGGCGGCGGCGGGAAAGCTCGACAGCATCAACAACAAGAAGAAACCTGTTGCAGGTGACGGGCAGGCCGAAATCAAGCTGACTTTGATCGAATCCGATCCAGAGCAGCCGCGCCGCACGTTCGATCAGGGAAAGTTGCGATCCCTAAGCGACAACATCAAGATACACGGCATTTTGCAGCCGATTACAGTTCAGCCTGCCAATGATGACGGGAAGCACCTTATTATCATGGGTGAGCGCCGCTGGCGGGCTGCGAAGCTCGCAGGGTTGAAAAGTATCCCGGCATTTGTGAAGGAGGCCACTTCGCAGCTCCGAGCTATCCAGATCACGGAGAACGTACAGCGCGCCGACCTGACGACAATGGAAATCGCGGTGGCCGTTGAGCAGATGAAAAAGGATGGGATGACACGGCCTCAAATCGCGGAATCTCTTGGATGGAGCCAATCGGCTATTTCCAGGTTCGCGGCTGTGGTGAAGATGCCGGAAGAATTGCAGGAGCTGGCACAGCAAAACGTGCCGGTGTTGGCGCTTTCGGATTTGAATGCTCAGTGGAAAAAAGACGAAGCCGCCGCCCGCGACTTCATACAGGCAACACCGGCAGAGGACGTAAGCCGCGTAACGGTTGCAGCTCTTCGCAACGCGATTGAGGCGGGGCAGGGGCCGCAGAATGCGCCTGCTGAACCGCCCAAGACCAATTTGGAGCCGGTTTTGTCGGCCTTGACCAGTGCAGCGGACGCCGACACAGATAAAGGCGCGCGCAAATCGCCAACTGGTCAGGTGGCTATTCTTTGCCAGCAAGGCGACAAAATAGGCCGCATCCTGACTGATCGTAAGGCGAAAACGAATAAGGCTCTTCTGGTGAGCTTTGAGAATGGCGAACGAATTGAAGAGGTCGCGCTTACAGACATTGTGCTGTTTGAGGTGACCGAATTGTGA
- a CDS encoding ParA family protein: MKKIVVANNKGGVGKTTIASQIVFSLAGRGHSVIAVDLDSQRNLTSSFEHCLVIGDALDMVLDAKPFKAGLGAGEINVIAGHKDLQAQNTDDVMVNVSSALSNSNGADFCVIDTPPSFGDVVYGALLGADYLLVPIELKKYSLDGIEMALEAFIAAQAVNDDLQLLGFLPSRFDAVKQVERDALAAVAAEFEQVVIRHQIRNRVAYVVAQEDGVPLSEIKTKSGKGAQEEFGAFFDWLYGKVNGGA; encoded by the coding sequence ATGAAAAAAATAGTAGTAGCAAATAACAAGGGCGGCGTCGGCAAGACCACGATTGCAAGCCAGATTGTATTTTCACTTGCGGGCAGGGGGCATTCGGTCATCGCTGTTGACTTGGACAGTCAGCGGAATCTTACCAGCTCGTTTGAACATTGCCTGGTGATTGGTGATGCGCTGGACATGGTGTTGGATGCCAAGCCATTCAAAGCCGGTCTGGGCGCGGGCGAAATCAACGTAATCGCGGGCCATAAGGATTTGCAGGCGCAAAACACCGATGACGTGATGGTCAATGTGAGCAGCGCGCTTAGCAATAGCAATGGTGCCGACTTCTGCGTTATCGACACGCCGCCGAGCTTTGGTGATGTGGTGTACGGCGCACTTCTGGGAGCTGATTACCTTCTGGTTCCTATTGAGCTGAAAAAATACTCTCTGGATGGAATTGAAATGGCCCTTGAGGCGTTTATCGCAGCTCAGGCCGTCAATGATGATCTGCAACTTCTGGGTTTCCTGCCGTCGCGCTTCGATGCGGTAAAGCAGGTGGAGCGTGACGCTTTGGCCGCAGTGGCGGCAGAGTTCGAGCAAGTTGTGATCCGCCATCAAATTCGCAACCGTGTGGCCTATGTGGTGGCGCAGGAGGATGGTGTGCCTCTTTCAGAGATAAAGACGAAGAGCGGCAAGGGCGCGCAAGAAGAGTTCGGGGCGTTCTTTGACTGGCTCTATGGCAAGGTGAACGGAGGCGCATGA
- a CDS encoding ArdC family protein has product MADKFDLYAHVTDSIIASIEAGTPAWRKPWTGEKGGAPFPLRSNGEAYSGINVLMLWLAADDKGYRAAHWFTYKQAKEAGGRVRKGEKSSTVVKYGTFDRTDEETGEDRRLPYLKAYRVFNAEQIDDLPAEYYGAPAEPARDLGTEANPELDAFFVATGAEIRTTDEPQAYYSPAQDFIHMPPIATFHDAAGYYQTLAHEATHWTGHKTRLARFSRFADRKPYAFEELIAEIGNCMVCARLGLIPDFGQSGAYIKSWLCALKDDKRLIFKAAREAQKATDFLVKGESVEAERAAA; this is encoded by the coding sequence ATGGCTGACAAATTCGATCTTTACGCCCACGTCACCGACAGCATCATTGCCAGCATCGAAGCAGGCACACCTGCGTGGCGCAAGCCGTGGACCGGCGAGAAGGGCGGCGCACCGTTCCCACTGCGCAGCAACGGCGAAGCATATTCCGGGATCAACGTCTTGATGCTGTGGCTGGCCGCGGATGACAAGGGTTATCGCGCCGCCCACTGGTTCACCTACAAACAGGCGAAGGAAGCAGGGGGACGAGTTCGCAAAGGCGAAAAGTCTTCCACTGTTGTAAAATATGGCACCTTTGACCGCACAGACGAAGAAACCGGCGAAGACCGCCGCCTGCCTTATCTGAAGGCTTATCGGGTTTTCAATGCGGAGCAGATCGACGACTTGCCCGCAGAATATTACGGCGCCCCTGCCGAACCGGCCCGCGATCTGGGGACCGAAGCCAACCCGGAGCTTGACGCCTTCTTTGTAGCGACCGGTGCAGAAATCCGTACCACGGACGAACCGCAGGCATATTACAGCCCCGCCCAGGACTTCATTCACATGCCGCCGATTGCGACTTTCCACGACGCGGCAGGCTACTATCAAACTCTTGCCCACGAGGCGACGCACTGGACAGGGCACAAGACCCGCCTTGCCCGCTTTTCACGGTTTGCCGACCGCAAGCCCTATGCGTTCGAGGAACTGATTGCGGAGATCGGAAATTGCATGGTTTGCGCCCGCCTTGGCCTGATCCCTGATTTTGGGCAATCCGGCGCATATATCAAGAGCTGGTTGTGCGCCCTCAAGGACGACAAGCGGCTTATTTTCAAGGCTGCGCGCGAAGCTCAAAAGGCAACCGATTTTTTGGTCAAGGGTGAGAGTGTGGAAGCAGAAAGGGCCGCAGCATGA
- a CDS encoding type II toxin-antitoxin system VapB family antitoxin, whose product MALYIKDPDVDRLVDRYLVASGAKTKTEAVRTALLNSIAALEKQETLAARVAKVQRKAAEAGLKPRESDDKPFMDELWGGD is encoded by the coding sequence ATGGCCCTCTACATCAAAGACCCAGACGTTGATAGACTGGTGGACCGCTACCTTGTGGCCTCCGGCGCAAAGACGAAAACCGAAGCTGTTCGCACTGCCCTGCTCAACAGTATAGCTGCCTTGGAGAAGCAAGAAACCCTGGCTGCGCGCGTTGCGAAGGTGCAGCGGAAGGCAGCCGAAGCCGGGCTTAAGCCCCGCGAAAGCGACGATAAACCGTTTATGGACGAGCTGTGGGGTGGCGATTGA
- a CDS encoding type II toxin-antitoxin system VapC family toxin yields the protein MFIDASALCAVLLNEPEAPAMLKAMEQARGKLMISPVVRVETTLGTARNLRDADGATHMSEAHFDKASELVTELLESLGAREMHLTESMGTAAIAALKKFGKVAGHPAQLNMGDALAYAAAKAFHAPLLYKGNDFAKTDLA from the coding sequence ATGTTCATTGACGCCAGCGCGCTGTGCGCCGTCCTACTGAATGAGCCGGAAGCTCCGGCGATGCTCAAGGCGATGGAACAGGCCCGAGGCAAATTGATGATCTCGCCAGTTGTGCGGGTGGAAACGACGCTCGGAACAGCGCGGAACCTGAGAGACGCGGACGGGGCGACACACATGAGCGAGGCACACTTCGATAAAGCGAGTGAACTTGTGACAGAGCTGCTCGAGTCGCTCGGCGCTCGGGAGATGCACCTTACCGAGAGCATGGGCACGGCAGCAATTGCCGCCTTGAAGAAGTTTGGAAAGGTGGCCGGGCACCCTGCCCAACTCAACATGGGTGACGCACTGGCCTACGCAGCCGCAAAGGCATTCCATGCGCCCCTGCTCTACAAGGGAAACGATTTTGCGAAGACCGATCTGGCCTGA